From the Hylaeus volcanicus isolate JK05 chromosome 4, UHH_iyHylVolc1.0_haploid, whole genome shotgun sequence genome, one window contains:
- the LOC128874608 gene encoding nicotinamide/nicotinic acid mononucleotide adenylyltransferase 1 isoform X3, translating to MAPTRVILMSCGSYNPPTNMHLRMFEIARDHLHRMGTHIVVGGVISPVHDAYAKKELASASHRCAMLKLALHNSDWIRLSSWETRQNGWTKTRISLQHHQNLLNSVLLDSNNIKHIPIEDLEWIPENVKNSSDHTPIQIKLLCGADLLESFGTYDLWAEEDIDAIVGEHGLVVITREGSNPNKFIYDSDILSRHMHNIYIVTEWIPNEVSSTRIRRALKRGESVRYLLQDAVIDYVYKHGIYDAKTTASTISNYDVERFIVVPER from the exons ATGGCACCAACGCGTGTTATTCTTATGTCGTGTGGCAGTTATAACCCTCCGACCAATATGCACCTAAGAATGTTTG AGATCGCCCGTGATCATCTTCACAGGATGGGAACACATATTGTGGTTGGCGGTGTCATATCTCCTGTGCATGATGCATATGCCAAGAAAGAGCTTGCAAGCGCGTCACACAGATGTGCTATGTTGAAACTAGCTTTACATAACAGCGATTGGATTCGACTGAGCAGTTGGGAGACTAGGCAAAATGGTTGGACAAAAACTAGAATTAGTTTGCAACATCACCAAAATTTATTGAACTCTGTGTTGCTCGACTCGAACAATATTAAGCACATACCAATTGAAGATCTGGAGTGGATACCAGAGAATGTGAAGAATAGTTCTGATCATACGCCTATCCAAATCAAGTTGTTGTGCGGTGCTGACTTGTTAGAAAGTTTTGGAACCTATGATCTGTGGGCAGAAGAAGAT ATTGATGCTATTGTCGGCGAACACGGTCTCGTAGTTATTACCAGAGAAGGCTCaaatccaaataaatttatatatgacTCAGATATTCTTTCCAGGCATATg cacaatatatacatagtaaCCGAATGGATTCCAAATGAAGTTAGCTCAACTAGGATAAGAAGGGCGCTAAAACGAGGCGAAAGCGTTAGATATCTCCTGCAGGATGCTGTAATCGATTATGTCTATAAACACGGGATATACGATGCGAAGACGACGGCGTCGACAAT ATCGAATTACGACGTGGAACGTTTCATTGTGGTCCCAGAACGCTAA
- the LOC128874608 gene encoding nicotinamide/nicotinic acid mononucleotide adenylyltransferase 1 isoform X4, with the protein MAPTRVILMSCGSYNPPTNMHLRMFEIARDHLHRMGTHIVVGGVISPVHDAYAKKELASASHRCAMLKLALHNSDWIRLSSWETRQNGWTKTRISLQHHQNLLNSVLLDSNNIKHIPIEDLEWIPENVKNSSDHTPIQIKLLCGADLLESFGTYDLWAEEDIDAIVGEHGLVVITREGSNPNKFIYDSDILSRHMHNIYIVTEWIPNEVSSTRIRRALKRGESVRYLLQDAVIDYVYKHGIYDAKTTASTMVQQNLHAYCKTDS; encoded by the exons ATGGCACCAACGCGTGTTATTCTTATGTCGTGTGGCAGTTATAACCCTCCGACCAATATGCACCTAAGAATGTTTG AGATCGCCCGTGATCATCTTCACAGGATGGGAACACATATTGTGGTTGGCGGTGTCATATCTCCTGTGCATGATGCATATGCCAAGAAAGAGCTTGCAAGCGCGTCACACAGATGTGCTATGTTGAAACTAGCTTTACATAACAGCGATTGGATTCGACTGAGCAGTTGGGAGACTAGGCAAAATGGTTGGACAAAAACTAGAATTAGTTTGCAACATCACCAAAATTTATTGAACTCTGTGTTGCTCGACTCGAACAATATTAAGCACATACCAATTGAAGATCTGGAGTGGATACCAGAGAATGTGAAGAATAGTTCTGATCATACGCCTATCCAAATCAAGTTGTTGTGCGGTGCTGACTTGTTAGAAAGTTTTGGAACCTATGATCTGTGGGCAGAAGAAGAT ATTGATGCTATTGTCGGCGAACACGGTCTCGTAGTTATTACCAGAGAAGGCTCaaatccaaataaatttatatatgacTCAGATATTCTTTCCAGGCATATg cacaatatatacatagtaaCCGAATGGATTCCAAATGAAGTTAGCTCAACTAGGATAAGAAGGGCGCTAAAACGAGGCGAAAGCGTTAGATATCTCCTGCAGGATGCTGTAATCGATTATGTCTATAAACACGGGATATACGATGCGAAGACGACGGCGTCGACAAT GGTACAGCAAAACCTGCATGCCTACTGTAAGACAGATAGTTGA
- the LOC128874608 gene encoding nicotinamide/nicotinic acid mononucleotide adenylyltransferase 1 isoform X2, with amino-acid sequence MAPTRVILMSCGSYNPPTNMHLRMFEIARDHLHRMGTHIVVGGVISPVHDAYAKKELASASHRCAMLKLALHNSDWIRLSSWETRQNGWTKTRISLQHHQNLLNSVLLDSNNIKHIPIEDLEWIPENVKNSSDHTPIQIKLLCGADLLESFGTYDLWAEEDIDAIVGEHGLVVITREGSNPNKFIYDSDILSRHMHNIYIVTEWIPNEVSSTRIRRALKRGESVRYLLQDAVIDYVYKHGIYDAKTTASTIKLELTSPNANNYLTIDSKYQSTFLTPSPSDVTMDSPSPIEIISIDVPDTVLRKNIQNATNIAARHGGLEEAREKFINALVAENGNAKHLPTSKAAYPGLAKQIIATETGESQILDEGTAKPACLL; translated from the exons ATGGCACCAACGCGTGTTATTCTTATGTCGTGTGGCAGTTATAACCCTCCGACCAATATGCACCTAAGAATGTTTG AGATCGCCCGTGATCATCTTCACAGGATGGGAACACATATTGTGGTTGGCGGTGTCATATCTCCTGTGCATGATGCATATGCCAAGAAAGAGCTTGCAAGCGCGTCACACAGATGTGCTATGTTGAAACTAGCTTTACATAACAGCGATTGGATTCGACTGAGCAGTTGGGAGACTAGGCAAAATGGTTGGACAAAAACTAGAATTAGTTTGCAACATCACCAAAATTTATTGAACTCTGTGTTGCTCGACTCGAACAATATTAAGCACATACCAATTGAAGATCTGGAGTGGATACCAGAGAATGTGAAGAATAGTTCTGATCATACGCCTATCCAAATCAAGTTGTTGTGCGGTGCTGACTTGTTAGAAAGTTTTGGAACCTATGATCTGTGGGCAGAAGAAGAT ATTGATGCTATTGTCGGCGAACACGGTCTCGTAGTTATTACCAGAGAAGGCTCaaatccaaataaatttatatatgacTCAGATATTCTTTCCAGGCATATg cacaatatatacatagtaaCCGAATGGATTCCAAATGAAGTTAGCTCAACTAGGATAAGAAGGGCGCTAAAACGAGGCGAAAGCGTTAGATATCTCCTGCAGGATGCTGTAATCGATTATGTCTATAAACACGGGATATACGATGCGAAGACGACGGCGTCGACAAT TAAGTTGGAACTGACCTCGCCGAACGCGAATAATTACTTGACCATTGACTCCAAGTATCAAAGCACTTTTCTCACGCCGTCGCCTAGCGACGTAACCATGGACTCCCCGAGTCCGATCGAAATAATATCCATCGACGTGCCCGACACAGTTCTCCGTAAGAATATCCAGAACGCCACGAACATAGCCGCACGGCACGGCGGTCTCGAGGAGGCTCgcgaaaaatttataaacgcCCTAGTGGCCGAGAACGGCAACGCCAAACACTTGCCCACCTCGAAGGCCGCGTATCCAGGTCTCGCGAAACAGATCATCGCCACCGAAACCGGCGAGTCGCAGATCCTCGACGAG GGTACAGCAAAACCTGCATGCCTACTGTAA
- the LOC128874608 gene encoding uncharacterized protein LOC128874608 isoform X1, which translates to MLKKISQLTSVVVPSQVWLKRQPVYNLYRVVGCYGSRCNDLSRVITYLPKCPVFYLYKTSRGRLKQISETAVSTCSGTDGEEMAPTRVILMSCGSYNPPTNMHLRMFEIARDHLHRMGTHIVVGGVISPVHDAYAKKELASASHRCAMLKLALHNSDWIRLSSWETRQNGWTKTRISLQHHQNLLNSVLLDSNNIKHIPIEDLEWIPENVKNSSDHTPIQIKLLCGADLLESFGTYDLWAEEDIDAIVGEHGLVVITREGSNPNKFIYDSDILSRHMHNIYIVTEWIPNEVSSTRIRRALKRGESVRYLLQDAVIDYVYKHGIYDAKTTASTIKLELTSPNANNYLTIDSKYQSTFLTPSPSDVTMDSPSPIEIISIDVPDTVLRKNIQNATNIAARHGGLEEAREKFINALVAENGNAKHLPTSKAAYPGLAKQIIATETGESQILDEVGFVDDERTVRTAAEVQSRPSQVEQESSSVVVSAEQEDSTTEDTNACVEARDNESNDGRVPTTLEDDVGLSRGKDGDGRSSVSPSSLSVTSAVDNSGRHECALSDFSVDKEDYRLTRYGLDDAMEDEAQEQSEETRLGKEQSSSNDTNESNVVEQDCFASDSVRCSNTQVLVLVSAMIHNPFEKDAATLILEENGVQGKGEFTIYKGESDRSIDKLSLLVQPSVPVPNESSVKIQEIVDEEPEGTKVGPDEPSAVDNASKRDVNLEIDGKYLKSVVNSRKSPRKTKNGQMRVHENEEKRGKNGDKAKKCTDSCTQSEDTFYKSLSKSSSRTKSAKEGKSSRSSTQKTANSSKIYESSHRYYAPLKGSLDSVIATGDPRTSSRRRSNTDEAFSQKSKSYESIKIIQEACYEEPSKADSTSQLITANDLDMQTEEYCSVCCYGNEMSLRTEEALGSPSQENFYTLRSNCSSLGDEDSTECDICSSWNLQESTDALDRRIASTNDCDQLCEVCEICGETIFSTQGPVHGRTLESSSRSLPKEVSRIVDSTTTYPSLDDDSFEIENCGLQSGPNSADDRPSREGEKQLSMSFNLFDPSVVKRKPQEQYFIPKDEIAILSSGTRRISRKASLLRKKPEDSTIVSENKRRYSSVDNLQLAKTSSRSNDKILRPRNSKLIGSADNIRAPKSSRRCKSLQRSADNVRYMDSSTDNLDSLIESLDREDEGDTVEWMERPNIRDNETVKMILTKHGIKIISEKETAL; encoded by the exons atgttgaaaaaaatttctcaACTGACTAGCGTGGTGGTGCCGTCTCAAGTATGGCTGAAACGTCAGCCAGTGTACAACCTGTATCGTGTAGTTGGTTGTTACGGTAGTCGGTGTAACGATTTGTCGCGAGTTATTACGTATCTTCCTAAATGTCCCGTGTTTTACTTGTACAAAACCTCGAGAGGAAGGCTTAAACAAATTAGTGAAACTGCTGTCAGCACATGCAGTGGAACAGACGGAGAAGAAATGGCACCAACGCGTGTTATTCTTATGTCGTGTGGCAGTTATAACCCTCCGACCAATATGCACCTAAGAATGTTTG AGATCGCCCGTGATCATCTTCACAGGATGGGAACACATATTGTGGTTGGCGGTGTCATATCTCCTGTGCATGATGCATATGCCAAGAAAGAGCTTGCAAGCGCGTCACACAGATGTGCTATGTTGAAACTAGCTTTACATAACAGCGATTGGATTCGACTGAGCAGTTGGGAGACTAGGCAAAATGGTTGGACAAAAACTAGAATTAGTTTGCAACATCACCAAAATTTATTGAACTCTGTGTTGCTCGACTCGAACAATATTAAGCACATACCAATTGAAGATCTGGAGTGGATACCAGAGAATGTGAAGAATAGTTCTGATCATACGCCTATCCAAATCAAGTTGTTGTGCGGTGCTGACTTGTTAGAAAGTTTTGGAACCTATGATCTGTGGGCAGAAGAAGAT ATTGATGCTATTGTCGGCGAACACGGTCTCGTAGTTATTACCAGAGAAGGCTCaaatccaaataaatttatatatgacTCAGATATTCTTTCCAGGCATATg cacaatatatacatagtaaCCGAATGGATTCCAAATGAAGTTAGCTCAACTAGGATAAGAAGGGCGCTAAAACGAGGCGAAAGCGTTAGATATCTCCTGCAGGATGCTGTAATCGATTATGTCTATAAACACGGGATATACGATGCGAAGACGACGGCGTCGACAAT TAAGTTGGAACTGACCTCGCCGAACGCGAATAATTACTTGACCATTGACTCCAAGTATCAAAGCACTTTTCTCACGCCGTCGCCTAGCGACGTAACCATGGACTCCCCGAGTCCGATCGAAATAATATCCATCGACGTGCCCGACACAGTTCTCCGTAAGAATATCCAGAACGCCACGAACATAGCCGCACGGCACGGCGGTCTCGAGGAGGCTCgcgaaaaatttataaacgcCCTAGTGGCCGAGAACGGCAACGCCAAACACTTGCCCACCTCGAAGGCCGCGTATCCAGGTCTCGCGAAACAGATCATCGCCACCGAAACCGGCGAGTCGCAGATCCTCGACGAGGTAGGTTTCGTTGACGATGAGAGAACGGTCAGGACGGCAGCGGAGGTCCAGTCGCGACCTAGCCAGGTAGAACAGGAGTCCTCGAGCGTCGTCGTCTCGGCCGAACAGGAAGATTCAACGACGGAGGATACGAACGCCTGCGTAGAGGCGAGGGACAACGAGTCCAACGACGGCAGAGTTCCAACGACGCTCGAGGACGACGTAGGATTAAGTAGAGGCAAAGACGGCGATGGTAGATCCTCGGTGTCGCCGTCGAGTCTCTCCGTGACGTCCGCTGTGGACAACAGCGGTCGTCACGAGTGCGCTCTGTCGGACTTCAGCGTGGATAAAGAGGATTACAGGCTGACCCGTTACGGCTTAGATGACGCCATGGAGGACGAGGCGCAGGAACAGAGCGAGGAGACGCGATTAGGCAAGGAGCAGTCCAGCTCGAACGACACGAACGAGAGCAACGTCGTAGAGCAGGACTGTTTCGCCAGCGATAGCGTGCGGTGCTCCAACACCCAGGTGTTGGTCCTGGTTAGCGCCATGATACACAACCCTTTCGAGAAAGACGCCGCGACGTTGATCTTAGAGGAGAACGGGGTTCAGGGTAAGGGCGAGTTCACGATATACAAGGGCGAGTCGGATAGGAGCATCGACAAGCTCAGTCTGCTGGTACAGCCGTCTGTGCCCGTGCCTAACGAGAGTTCGGTTAAGATTCAAGAAATAGTCGACGAAGAACCGGAAGGTACGAAGGTGGGTCCAGACGAACCTTCGGCTGTGGATAACGCCTCGAAGAGGGACGTTAATCTGGAGATAGACGGTAAGTATCTGAAGTCCGTGGTGAACTCACGCAAGAGTCCCAGGAAGACCAAGAATGGGCAGATGAGAGTGCACGAGAACGAGGAGAAACGAGGTAAAAACGGGGACAAAGCGAAGAAGTGTACCGATTCGTGTACACAGTCGGAGGACACGTTCTACAAGTCTCTGTCGAAATCCTCGTCGAGAACGAAGAGTGCGAAGGAGGGGAAGTCCTCGAGATCGAGTACCCAGAAGACAGCAAACAGTTCGAAGATCTACGAGTCCTCGCATCGATACTACGCGCCTCTTAAAGGAAGCTTAGACTCTGTGATCGCCACCGGCGACCCCAGGACATCGTCCAGGCGAAGGTCGAACACCGACGAGGCGTTCTCGCAGAAGTCGAAGAGCTACGAGTCGATAAAGATCATCCAGGAGGCCTGCTACGAGGAGCCGTCCAAGGCGGACAGCACCTCCCAGTTGATCACGGCAAACGACCTGGACATGCAGACGGAGGAGTACTGCTCCGTCTGCTGCTACGGGAACGAGATGTCCCTGAGGACCGAGGAAGCCTTAGGGAGTCCAAGTCAAGAGAATTTCTATACTTTGCGCTCGAACTGCAGCTCCCTGGGAGACGAGGACTCCACGGAGTGCGACATCTGTAGCTCCTGGAACCTCCAGGAGTCCACCGACGCGCTGGACAGGAGGATCGCCTCGACGAACGATTGCGATCAGCTGTGCGAGGTTTGCGAGATCTGCGGCGAGACGATATTCTCCACGCAGGGACCCGTGCACGGGAGAACGCTAGAGTCGTCCTCGAGGAGTCTTCCCAAAGAGGTTTCCAGGATCGTCGACAGCACTACGACCTACCCGTCGCTGGACGACGACAGCTTCGAGATCGAGAACTGTGGCCTCCAGAGCGGGCCAAACTCTGCGGACGATAGGCCATCGCGCGAAGGTGAGAAACAGTTATCCAtgtctttcaatttattcgacCCGTCAGTGGTCAAGAGGAAGCCGCAGGAGCAGTACTTCATCCCCAAGGACGAGATAGCGATCCTATCCAGCGGGACCAGGCGGATCAGTCGCAAGGCGTCCTTGCTGAGGAAGAAGCCAGAAGATTCAACGATCGTCTCCGAAAATAAACGGCGCTACTCGTCGGTGGACAATCTTCAGTTGGCCAAGACGTCTTCCAGGAGCAACGATAAGATCCTCAGGCCTAGGAACAGCAAGCTGATCGGTTCTGCGGATAATATACGCGCCCCGAAGAGCTCCAGGCGGTGCAAGTCGTTGCAGAGGTCTGCAGACAACGTGCGCTACATGGACTCGTCTACGGACAACCTGGACTCATTGATAGAGAGCCTGGACAGAGAGGACGAAGGGGACACTGTCGAATGGATGGAGAGACCTAACATCAGAGACAACGAAACGGTGAAGATGATCCTGACCAAGCACGGCATCAAGATCATCAGCGAGAAGGAGACCGCTCTGTAA